In a single window of the Scyliorhinus canicula chromosome 1, sScyCan1.1, whole genome shotgun sequence genome:
- the marcksl1b gene encoding MARCKS-related protein 1-B gives MGSTLTKPKTQDASAAVAGKTNGQENGHVKTNGDVSPTKPDGEAAAVPANGSGATEGSKDAAESSGDAIEPAPPAEGEGAKTEATETPKKKKKKTLSFKSFKLGKMSFKKTKKSEAAENSPTEDKTEAKAAEETKTSSNEAKENATEEVKEEKQAEASASEGQETKANNEESQTKEETAPAKEEQQQTSGEEVKQEATEEPTKPAESEEPSSTAAPAEQKEE, from the exons ATGGGAAGCACGCTGACTAAACCAAAAACCCAGGACGCCAGTGCAGCGGTGGCTGGCAAAACCAATGGCCAG GAAAATGGTCATGTGAAGACCAATGGTGATGTGTCTCCGACTAAACCTGATGGAGAGGCAGCAGCAGTGCCAGCAAATGGCAGTGGCGCTACAGAGGGCTCAAAAGATGCGGCTGAAAGTTCAGGTGACGCCATTGAACCAGCACCACCTGCAGAGGGAGAAGGTGCCAAAACCGAAGCCACTGAGACTcccaagaagaagaagaaaaagacactgtCTTTCAAATCCTTTAAGCTGGGCAAAATGTCTTTCAAGAAGACCAAGAAATCTGAGGCAGCTGAAAACAGCCCTACTGAAGACAAAACTGAAGCCAAGGCAGCTGAAGAAACTAAAACGAGCAGCAACGAAGCTAAAGAGAATGCTACagaggaggtgaaggaggagaAACAAGCAGAAGCGAGTGCTTCTGAGGGACAAGAAACCAAAGCTAATAATGAAGAGTCTCAAACTAAGGAGGAGACGGCTCCTGCAAAGGAGGAACAGCAACAAACTTCAGGAGAAGAGGTCAAGCAGGAGGCAACTGAGGAACCTACAAAACCAGCAGAAAGCGAAGAGCCTAGTTCAACAGCTGCACCAGCTGAGCAAAAGGAAGAGTAA